In Bacillota bacterium, the following proteins share a genomic window:
- a CDS encoding phosphoribosylaminoimidazolesuccinocarboxamide synthase: MAGATETQLYEGKAKIVFATGEPEVLRVEFKDDATAFNGAKRAQIAQKGELNREISALVFEALEARGIRTHFLGRLGRRSMRVRRLKMIPVEVVVRNVVAGSLAQRLGRAEGEVLARPVVEFFLKDDALGDPWINATHAQALGLATEEEMREVERLALAVDQALLPWLAERGLRLIDFKLEFGRAADGSLLLGDEITPDTCRFWDVETGERLDKDRFRRDLGDVTGAYREVLRRLREAAR; encoded by the coding sequence ATGGCGGGCGCGACGGAGACGCAGCTGTATGAGGGCAAGGCGAAGATCGTCTTCGCCACCGGGGAGCCGGAGGTGCTGCGCGTCGAGTTCAAGGACGACGCCACCGCCTTCAACGGGGCGAAACGGGCACAGATCGCGCAGAAGGGGGAGCTCAACCGGGAGATCAGCGCGCTCGTCTTCGAGGCGTTGGAGGCGCGCGGGATCCGGACGCACTTCCTGGGGCGGCTGGGCCGGCGCTCGATGCGGGTGCGGCGCCTCAAGATGATCCCCGTCGAGGTGGTGGTCCGCAACGTGGTCGCCGGGAGCCTCGCCCAGCGACTGGGCCGGGCCGAGGGCGAGGTGCTGGCCCGGCCGGTGGTCGAGTTCTTCCTGAAGGACGACGCGTTGGGCGACCCCTGGATCAACGCCACCCACGCCCAGGCGCTGGGCCTGGCCACGGAGGAAGAGATGCGCGAGGTGGAACGGCTGGCGCTGGCGGTCGACCAGGCGCTGCTCCCCTGGCTGGCGGAGCGCGGGCTCCGCCTGATCGACTTCAAGCTGGAGTTCGGCCGGGCCGCCGACGGCTCCCTGCTCCTGGGCGACGAGATCACCCCCGACACCTGCCGGTTCTGGGACGTGGAGACCGGGGAGCGGCTGGACAAGGACCGCTTCCGCCGGGACCTGGGCGACGTGACCGGCGCCTACCGCGAGGTGCTCCGGCGGCTCCGGGAGGCGGCCCGGTGA
- a CDS encoding phosphoribosylformylglycinamidine synthase subunit PurS: MSRWRVVVEAMPRPGVRDPQGDTVRAALAAAHPSLESVRVGRRVELVLEAPDRERALAEAQAACDELLVHPLLETAELHVEAWEPAGAPAGG, translated from the coding sequence GTGAGCCGCTGGCGGGTGGTGGTGGAGGCGATGCCACGGCCCGGGGTCCGCGATCCCCAGGGCGACACGGTCCGGGCGGCGCTGGCCGCCGCCCATCCGTCGCTGGAGAGCGTCCGCGTCGGCCGGCGCGTCGAGCTGGTGCTGGAGGCGCCCGATCGGGAGCGGGCGCTGGCCGAGGCGCAGGCCGCCTGCGACGAGCTGCTGGTTCACCCGCTCCTGGAGACGGCGGAGCTGCACGTCGAGGCGTGGGAGCCGGCGGGCGCGCCGGCCGGGGGGTGA
- a CDS encoding pirin family protein → MSHPEEGELLVLPRLPEPVPGARERSVRHLVTAHSQLEGAGFRVRRPFPGPEADLRETDPFLLLDHIGPVDYGPREARGAPWHPHRGFETVTYIMAGAFRHQDSNGGGGLIRAGDTQWMTAGSGILHDEMPPEELYLHGGLFHAVQLWVNLPRRLKWTPPRYQDIHHERVTRVISPDGGALLRIIAGEVGGHKGPGVTWTPIDYLHASITPGARLRLAWRENFNALAYVLIGSGSVGPEATPIQAGQLAVFGPGEVVTLTADRRQPGTLDAESAPAMEVLLLGGLPIRETIAFYGPFVMNTREEIIQAFEDFQAGRMGTVPATVLEPAPVTGSGQGASGESGGDGDRDPAR, encoded by the coding sequence TTGTCCCATCCGGAAGAAGGCGAGCTCCTAGTCCTGCCGCGGCTGCCCGAGCCGGTCCCGGGGGCGCGGGAGCGGAGCGTGCGGCACCTGGTGACGGCCCACTCGCAGCTGGAGGGGGCGGGTTTTCGCGTGCGCAGGCCCTTTCCGGGTCCTGAGGCGGACCTGCGGGAGACCGATCCCTTCCTCCTGCTGGACCACATCGGGCCCGTCGACTACGGGCCCCGCGAGGCCCGCGGAGCACCCTGGCACCCGCACCGCGGCTTCGAGACGGTCACCTACATCATGGCCGGCGCCTTCCGCCATCAGGACTCCAACGGCGGCGGCGGGCTGATCCGGGCCGGGGATACGCAGTGGATGACGGCGGGGTCCGGCATCCTTCACGACGAGATGCCGCCCGAGGAGCTCTACCTGCACGGGGGCCTCTTCCACGCGGTGCAGCTCTGGGTCAACCTGCCCCGGCGGCTGAAGTGGACGCCGCCGCGCTACCAGGACATCCACCACGAGCGGGTGACGCGCGTCATCTCCCCGGACGGGGGCGCGCTCCTGCGCATCATCGCGGGCGAGGTGGGCGGCCACAAGGGTCCCGGTGTCACCTGGACGCCGATCGACTACCTCCACGCGTCGATCACGCCGGGCGCTCGGCTGCGCCTGGCCTGGCGCGAGAACTTCAACGCCCTGGCCTACGTGCTGATCGGCAGCGGGAGCGTCGGCCCCGAGGCGACTCCGATCCAGGCGGGACAGCTGGCGGTCTTCGGCCCGGGCGAGGTCGTCACGCTCACCGCGGACCGGCGCCAGCCCGGCACGCTCGACGCCGAGTCGGCGCCGGCCATGGAGGTGCTGCTCCTGGGCGGCCTGCCGATCCGCGAGACCATCGCCTTTTACGGTCCCTTCGTCATGAACACGCGGGAAGAGATCATCCAGGCGTTCGAGGATTTCCAGGCGGGACGGATGGGGACCGTGCCGGCGACGG
- the purE gene encoding 5-(carboxyamino)imidazole ribonucleotide mutase, with protein sequence MALLVGSPSDIPRVTACTEELRELGIPWEQRILSAHRTPDDLAEYVRQAETRGIRLFIAAAGLSAALPGAVAAHTVRPVIGLPLAAGPLGGWDALLSVVQMPPGVPVAAVGADAGRNAALLAAAILALDDPALAERLRRRRERQAADLREADRSWSGGSVPAEASEREGGPR encoded by the coding sequence GTGGCGCTCCTCGTCGGCAGTCCCTCGGACATCCCGCGCGTGACCGCCTGCACGGAGGAGCTCCGGGAGCTGGGGATCCCCTGGGAACAGCGCATCCTCTCCGCACACCGGACCCCGGACGATCTGGCCGAGTACGTCCGCCAGGCGGAGACCCGGGGGATCCGCCTCTTCATCGCGGCGGCCGGCCTCTCGGCCGCACTCCCCGGCGCCGTCGCGGCGCACACCGTGCGGCCCGTCATCGGCCTTCCCCTGGCGGCGGGCCCGCTGGGGGGGTGGGATGCGCTCCTCAGCGTGGTCCAGATGCCGCCGGGCGTGCCGGTCGCCGCGGTCGGCGCCGACGCCGGGCGGAACGCCGCCCTTCTCGCGGCCGCCATCCTGGCCCTGGACGACCCCGCCTTGGCGGAGCGGCTCCGGCGCCGGCGCGAGAGGCAGGCCGCCGACCTGCGCGAGGCCGACCGCAGCTGGAGCGGTGGCAGTGTGCCGGCGGAGGCCTCCGAGAGGGAAGGCGGCCCCAGGTGA
- the purQ gene encoding phosphoribosylformylglycinamidine synthase I has product MSPLRVAVVHFPGSNCDRDTLWAFREVLGEEAVPVDHERATLPAVDLVVLPGGFSYGDYLRPGAVAARAPVMRAVRAHAAAGGLVLGICNGFQILCEAGLLPGALVRNESGRFVCRTVHLRVESDRAPLTAALRPGEVIRLPVAHGAGNYRLPPGEAERLAAQGRILLRYADARGEVTPEANPNGSEASIAGVADAAGNVMGLMPHPERAVAAWQGSVDGLRLLRSLLGADEGAERGARGPETWIPMWTP; this is encoded by the coding sequence GTGAGCCCGCTGCGCGTGGCCGTCGTCCACTTCCCCGGCTCCAACTGCGACCGGGACACGCTCTGGGCCTTCCGGGAGGTGCTGGGGGAGGAGGCTGTCCCCGTCGACCACGAGCGCGCGACGCTGCCCGCGGTCGACCTGGTGGTCCTGCCCGGGGGCTTCAGCTACGGCGACTACCTCCGCCCGGGGGCCGTGGCCGCCCGCGCGCCGGTGATGCGGGCGGTACGGGCCCACGCCGCCGCGGGGGGCCTGGTCCTGGGCATCTGCAACGGCTTCCAGATCCTCTGTGAGGCGGGGCTCCTCCCCGGCGCCCTGGTCCGGAACGAGAGCGGCCGCTTCGTCTGCCGCACGGTCCACCTGCGGGTGGAGAGCGACCGGGCGCCCCTGACCGCGGCGCTGCGACCGGGCGAGGTGATCCGCCTGCCCGTCGCCCACGGCGCCGGCAACTACCGGCTTCCCCCCGGCGAGGCGGAGCGGCTGGCCGCCCAGGGACGCATCCTCCTCCGCTACGCCGACGCCCGCGGCGAGGTGACGCCCGAGGCCAACCCCAACGGCTCCGAGGCGAGCATCGCCGGCGTCGCCGACGCCGCCGGGAACGTGATGGGGCTGATGCCGCATCCCGAGCGCGCCGTCGCCGCATGGCAGGGGTCGGTCGACGGGCTCCGGCTCCTGCGCTCGCTCCTGGGAGCGGACGAGGGTGCCGAGCGGGGCGCCAGGGGTCCCGAGACGTGGATTCCGATGTGGACGCCATGA
- the purB gene encoding adenylosuccinate lyase: MIERYTLPSFRRLWSDEQRWRLWLEVELAALEAQAELGVVPAGVPAAIRSALPADPEGRPLLPERLPPRIAEIEARVQHDVIAFVSALAEQVGEAGRWLHHGLTSYDVVDTALGLQLRQAFDLLVEELDGLRLALRRQAERWAYQPMAGRTHGMIAEPVTLGLKLALDWEELGRDRERLLRARRAVAVGRLAGAVGTYASGDPRWEERVCRRLGLEPAPISSQVLGRDRHAEALSAVAITGGTLERMAVDLRGLARSEVGELLEPFPPGKKGSSAMPHKRNPERSERVTGLARLLRGYALAALENQALWHERDISHSSVERVILPDATSLLGYMLRLERELVEGLEVRPGAMARNLDLGGGVIHSERVLTALVASGMTREEAYARVQAHALRALDGGPEFRRALAEDPEVVGRLGRDGLAACFDLGSTLRHIPTLFARLGLEAGGAGGAAGARRGSDGAGGAAASLEGRSEQAGGGRHGGRDGDAAV, translated from the coding sequence GTGATCGAGCGCTACACCCTGCCTTCCTTCCGGCGACTCTGGTCCGACGAGCAGCGCTGGCGGCTCTGGCTGGAGGTGGAGCTGGCGGCGCTCGAGGCGCAGGCCGAGCTCGGGGTCGTGCCCGCCGGGGTGCCCGCGGCCATCCGGAGCGCGCTGCCGGCCGATCCCGAGGGCCGGCCGCTCCTCCCCGAGCGGCTGCCGCCGCGGATCGCCGAGATCGAGGCGCGGGTACAGCACGACGTCATCGCCTTCGTCAGCGCTCTGGCCGAGCAGGTGGGGGAGGCGGGGCGCTGGCTGCATCATGGCCTCACTTCCTACGACGTGGTCGACACCGCGCTGGGACTCCAGCTGCGCCAGGCGTTCGACCTGCTGGTCGAGGAGCTCGACGGGCTCCGCCTCGCCCTCCGCCGGCAGGCCGAGCGCTGGGCGTATCAGCCGATGGCCGGACGGACGCACGGGATGATCGCGGAGCCGGTGACGCTGGGCCTCAAGCTGGCCCTGGACTGGGAGGAGCTGGGCCGCGACCGGGAGCGGCTGCTCCGTGCCCGGCGGGCGGTGGCGGTGGGTCGCCTGGCGGGCGCGGTGGGCACCTATGCCAGCGGCGACCCGCGGTGGGAGGAGCGGGTCTGCCGGCGGCTCGGCCTGGAGCCCGCACCGATCTCCAGCCAGGTGCTGGGCCGCGACCGGCACGCCGAGGCGCTCTCCGCCGTCGCCATCACCGGCGGCACGCTGGAGCGGATGGCGGTCGACCTGCGGGGGCTGGCCCGGAGCGAGGTGGGCGAACTCCTGGAGCCCTTCCCGCCGGGCAAGAAGGGGTCGTCGGCCATGCCCCACAAGCGGAATCCCGAGCGGTCGGAGCGGGTGACGGGCCTCGCCCGGCTGCTCCGCGGCTACGCGCTGGCTGCGCTGGAGAACCAGGCGCTCTGGCACGAGCGGGACATCAGCCATTCCTCCGTGGAGCGGGTGATCCTGCCCGACGCCACCAGCCTGCTCGGCTACATGCTCCGCCTCGAACGCGAGCTGGTCGAGGGGCTGGAGGTCCGTCCGGGCGCGATGGCGCGGAATCTGGACCTGGGCGGCGGCGTGATCCATTCGGAGCGGGTGCTGACCGCCCTGGTCGCGAGCGGCATGACGCGGGAGGAGGCGTACGCGCGGGTCCAGGCACACGCGCTGCGCGCCTTGGACGGCGGGCCCGAATTCCGCCGGGCGCTGGCGGAGGACCCCGAGGTGGTGGGGCGCCTGGGCCGAGACGGGCTTGCGGCCTGTTTCGACCTGGGATCGACTCTGCGACACATCCCCACGCTCTTCGCCCGTCTCGGGCTGGAGGCGGGGGGAGCGGGCGGTGCCGCGGGCGCGCGGCGCGGATCGGACGGGGCCGGCGGGGCGGCGGCATCGCTGGAAGGAAGATCCGAGCAGGCGGGAGGTGGGCGGCATGGCGGGCGCGACGGAGACGCAGCTGTATGA